The proteins below are encoded in one region of Passer domesticus isolate bPasDom1 unplaced genomic scaffold, bPasDom1.hap1 HAP1_SCAFFOLD_174, whole genome shotgun sequence:
- the LOC135291989 gene encoding acrosin-like encodes MALLGLLVLLALAGPAGATWDTCRGTCGLWPMVLNETSAIPEYGSSRSAKSPTLEVNPGAWPGIASIQVTWDNGTWHMCSGALISHRWVLTAASCFIGAGDVLKWKVVVGATDLAQPGAAAEVFQIKQVLKHQNYDEATAMNNIALLELEQPVECSDYVQLGCVPDSSLAVPELKTCYVAGWRATPDSAPSPRLVLQEAKVRLIDVQLCNSSRWYGGAVHPQDLCAGYPRGGIDTCQGDIGGPLVCKDNVKENFWLVGLASWGKGCARARRPGIFTSTQHFHSWISAHAGPSPTGPAPVPKATLNSPEPPELQPPPPEPEPEPEPEPEPEPEPEPEPEPEPEPEPEPEPEPEPESVMDISFPKQTLTRFLRKLQEVLELLKDRTG; translated from the exons ATGgctttgctggggctgctcgtcctgctggccctggccgggcccgcgggggccacctgggacacctgcag AGGCACCTGCGGGCTCTGGCCCATGGTTTTGAACGAGACCTCGGCCATTCCTGAGTACGGATCCTCGCGTTCTGCCAAGAGCCCAACCCTCGAAGTCAACCCGGGGGCCTGGCCTGGCATCGCCAGCATCCAGGTCACCTGGGACAACGGCACGTGGCACATGTGCTCCGGGGCACTGATCAGCCACCGCTGGGTCCTCACGGCCGCCAGCTGCTTCATCGGGGCTGG GGATGTCCTCAAGTGGAAGGTGGTGGTCGGGGCCACAGACCTGGCCCAGCCGGGCGCCGCGGCCGAGGTGTTCCAGATCAAGCAGGTCCTGAAGCACCAGAACTACGACGAGGCCACGGCCATGAACAACATcgccctgctggagctggagcagcccgtGGAGTGCAGCGACTACGTCCAGCTGGGCTGCGTGCCCGacagctccctggcagtgcccgagCTGAAAACCTGCTACGTGGCGGGCTGGAGAGCCACCCCGGACAGCG cccccagcccacgcctggtgctgcaggaggccAAGGTGCGGCTCATCGACGTCCAGCTGTGCAACAGCAGCCGCTGGTACGGGGGGGCCGTGCACCCCCAGGACCTGTGCGCGGGGTACCCGCGGGGCGGCATCGACACCTGCCAG GGGGACATCGGGGGTCCCCTGGTCTGCAAGGACAACGTTAAGGAGAACTTCTGGCTGGTGGGCCTGGCCAGCTGGGGcaagggctgtgccagggccaggaGGCCTGGCATCTTCACCTCCACCCAGCACTTCCACTCCTGGATCAGCGCCCACGccggccccagccccacagggccgGCACCAGTACCAAAGGCCACCCTGAACTCGCCAGAGCCACCAGAACTGCAGCCACCACCACCAGAGCCAGAACCAGAGCCAGAACCAGAGCCAGAACCAGAACCGGAGCCAGAACCAGAACCGGAGCCAGAACCGGAACCGGAGCCAGAACCGGAGCCAGAACCGGAGCCAGAATCGGTCATGGACATTTCCTTCCCAAAACAGACCCTGACTCGATTCctcaggaagctgcaggaggtgctggagctCCTGAAGGACAGGACAGGGTGA
- the ARSA gene encoding arylsulfatase A, with product MAPQGRQHAWLLPVPLLLPLLLPLLLPPAVRAAAARPNFVLVLADDLGFGDLGSYGHPSSATPHLDRLAARGLRFTDFYSSAAVCSPSRAALLTGRLPVRSGVFPGVFAPDSRGGLPLAELTVAELLRERGYATAMVGKWHLGVGKDGAFLPTRQGFDHFLGIPYSHDQGPCQNLTCFPPDTKCFGTCDQGVVAVPLLWNESIVQQPVAFPELVPRYGRFCRDFIARCARLRLPFLLYYASHHTHYPQFASRDFAGRTRRGPFGDALAEFDHSVGELLRALREHGLESSTLLLVTSDNGPSTLRMARGGSAGHLRCGKGTTYEGGMREPALAYWPGTIAPGVTHELASTLDVLPTLAALAGAALPALPLDGADLSPLLLGTGASPRRAVFFFPPAPDPQRGPFAVRLGRYKAHYFTQGSFHSDTTPDRACHGLTPLTPHLPPLLFDLEADPAENYDLLQGQPGPEALQALKDIAEQKELLLQRLHFGESQIGKGRDPSLQLCCNPSCSPKPSCCRCSPQ from the exons ATGGCGCCGCAGGGCCGCCAGCACGCCTGGCTGCTGCCggtgccgctgctgctgccgctgctgctgccgctgctgctgccgccggccgtgcgcgccgccgccgcccggcccaaCTTCGTGCTGGTGCTGGCGGACGATCTGGGCTTCGGGGACCTGGGCAGCTACGGGCACCCCTCGTCCGCCACGCCGCACCTGGACCGGCTGGCGGCCCGCGGGCTGCGCTTCACCGACTTCTACAGCAGCGCCGCCGTCTGCAGCCCGTCCCG GGCCGCGCTGCTGACGGGCCGGCTGCCGGTGCGCTCCGGGGTCTTCCCGGGCGTGTTCGCCCCCGACTCGCGGGGCGGGCTGCCGCTGGCCGAGCTCACCGTGGCCGAGCTGCTCCGGGAGCGCGGCTACGCCACGGCCATGGTGGGCAAGTGGCACCTGGGCGTGGGCAAGGACGGCGCCTTCCTGCCCACCCGCCAGGGCTTCGACCACTTCCTGGGGATTCCCTACTCGCACGACCAG GGCCCCTGCCAGAACCTGACGTGCTTCCCGCCCGACACCAAGTGCTTTGGGACGTGTGACCAGGGCGTGGTGGCGGTGCCGCTGCTCTGGAACGAGAGCATCGTGCAGCAGCCCGTGGCCTTCCCCGAGCTGGTGCCGCGCTACGGCCGCTTCTGCCGCGACTTCATCGCCCGCTGCGCCCGCCTGCGCCTGCCCTTCCTGCTCTACTACGCGTCCCAC CACACGCACTACCCGCAGTTTGCCAGCCGGGACTTCGCGGGCCGGACGCGCCGGGGCCCCTTCGGGGACGCGCTGGCCGAGTTCGATCACTCGGTGGGGGAGCtgctgcgggcgctgcgggagCACGGCCTGGAGAGCTCCACGCTGCTGCTCGTCACCTCCGACAACGG cccctccacgCTGCGCATGGCGCGCGGTGGCAGCGCCGGGCACCTCCGCTGTGGCAAGGGCACCACCTACGAGGGCGGCATGAGGGAGCCGGCCCTGGCGTACTGGCCGGGCACGATCGCGCCAG GGGTGACGCACGAGCTGGCCAGCACGCTGGACGTCCTGCCCACGCTGGCCGCCCTGGCGGGCGCCGCGCTGCCCGCGCTGCCCCTGGACGGCGCCGACCTGAGCCCGCTGCTGCTGGGCACCGGCGCG AGCCCCCGCCGGGCCGTGTTCTTCTTCCCGCCCGCCCCCGACCCGCAGCGCGGCCCCTTCGCCGTCCGCCTGGGCCGCTACAAGGCGCACTACTTCACCCAAG GTTCCTTCCACAGCGACACGACCCCGGACCGGGCGTGCCACGGGCTGACCCCGCTCACGCCGCACCTGCCCCCGCTGCTCTTCGACCTGGAGGCGGACCCCGCGGAGAACTACgacctgctgcagggccagccgGGCCCCGAGGCGCTGCAGGCGCTCAAGGACATCGCCgagcagaaggagctgctgctgcagcgccTGCATTTCGGGGAGAGCCAGATCGGCAAGGGCCGCGACCCCtcgctgcagctctgctgcaaccccagctgcagccccaaacCTTCCTGCTGCCGCTGCTCCCCGCAGTGA
- the LOC135291996 gene encoding acrosin-like has protein sequence MSPQQDQECPLSRIRGVPTGSPDMSPQHREVSVHEGHCAAAVPGPAPRHPSVHVLLPRDISRWEVVIGATDLSQPGPEAQLRHIQRLLKHQAYNEGTAMNNIALLELDQPVECSDYVQLGCVPDSSLAVPELKTCYVAGWRATPESAPSPRLVLQEAKVRLIDVQLCNSSRWYGGAVHPQDLCAGYPRGGIDTCQGDIGGPLVCKDNTGDYFWLVGLASWGKGCAGAKRPGVFTSTQHFHTWIQVQMGLLPPEADSAPPEPFPSPEEEPEADFEDEENPNPEDSEDYTKISFQQQILGKFLNLLLELLQFLKGEKA, from the exons atgtccccacagcaggatCAGGAATGTCCCCTCAGCAGGAtcaggggtgtccccacaggaaGTCCCGACATGTCCCCTCAGCACAGGGAGGTCTCAGTGCACGAAGGCCATTGTGCTGCTGCAGTCCCCGGCCCTGCTCCCCGTCACCCCTCTGTCCATGTCCTGCTCCCCAGGGACATTTCCCGGTGGGAAGTGGTGATCGGGGCCACGGATCTGAGCCAGCCGGGCCCCGAGGCCCAGCTGCGCCACATCCAGAGGCTCCTGAAGCACCAGGCCTACAACGAGGGCACGGCCATGAACAACATCGCGCTGCTGGAGCTGGACCAGCCCGTGGAGTGCAGCGACTACGTCCAGCTGGGCTGCGTGCCCGacagctccctggcagtgcccgagCTGAAAACCTGCTACGTGGCGGGCTGGAGAGCCACCCCGGAGAGCG cccccagcccacgcctggtgctgcaggaggccAAGGTGCGGCTCATCGACGTCCAGCTGTGCAACAGCAGCCGCTGGTACGGGGGGGCCGTGCACCCCCAGGACCTGTGCGCGGGGTACCCGCGGGGCGGCATCGACACCTGCCAG GGGGACATCGGGGGTCCCCTGGTCTGCAAGGACAACACTGGTGACTACTTCTGGCTGGTGGGCCTGGCCAGCTGGGGCAAGGGCTGCGCCGGGGCCAAGCGGCCGGGGGTGTTCACCTCCACCCAGCACTTCCACACCTGGATCCAGGTGCAGATGGGACTGCTCCCTCCAGAAGCCGACTCTGCTCCACCCGAGCCCTTCCCGAGCCCGGAGGAAGAGCCCGAGGCAGACTTTGAGGACGAGGAGAATCCCAACCCGGAGGACTCGGAGGATTACACGAAGATTTCATTCCAACAACAGATCCTGGGCAAATTCCTGaacctgctgctggagctgctgcagttccTGAAGGGAGAGAAAGCCTGA